The uncultured Desulfobulbus sp. genome window below encodes:
- a CDS encoding methyltransferase encodes MIRLFLFAMFSLLLLYVSRNTVFRPRTHGFYRFFAWECILALVLLNAPFWLQNPLASFSQVMASLCLLFSLVLAVHGFHLLKVIGKPNPDRPEHELLAFEKTSQLVTVGVYQYIRHPLYASLLLLAWGAFFKHPSPPAVTLACVASFFLTLTAKRDEVECLHYFGQTYRDYMQGTKKFIPFLF; translated from the coding sequence TATTCCTCTTTGCCATGTTTTCCCTCTTGTTACTGTATGTTTCCAGGAACACAGTTTTTCGCCCTCGCACTCATGGCTTTTATCGCTTCTTTGCCTGGGAGTGCATTTTAGCCCTCGTCTTGCTGAATGCACCCTTCTGGCTGCAGAATCCACTTGCCTCCTTCTCCCAGGTCATGGCTTCGTTGTGCCTGCTCTTCTCACTTGTTTTAGCGGTCCATGGCTTTCATCTCCTCAAAGTGATCGGCAAGCCGAATCCTGACCGACCGGAACATGAGCTGCTGGCATTTGAAAAAACATCGCAACTCGTCACGGTCGGGGTCTACCAATATATTCGCCACCCCCTCTATGCATCTCTCTTGCTGCTTGCTTGGGGGGCTTTTTTCAAGCATCCTTCCCCACCGGCTGTAACCTTAGCTTGCGTTGCATCTTTCTTTCTCACGCTCACTGCAAAGAGGGATGAGGTGGAATGCCTCCACTATTTCGGTCAAACCTATCGGGATTATATGCAGGGAACCAAAAAATTTATTCCCTTTCTCTTTTGA
- a CDS encoding DMT family transporter, with protein sequence MQGEKQHTLQANLLLLLVAMIWGFGFVAQRAGMEHIGPYTFNGLRFLLGGLCLLPLAWGRTGAATPLEKPPVHLGLAGLLAGILLFTAATLQQVGLQYTTAGKAGFITGLYVVLVPLIGLCFRQRTNVGTLVGAVVAAVGLYLLSVTEDFSIEFGDLLELIGALFWAGHVLILSYLSPRTNPVRLAMVQFYVCGGLSLLTGLAIETINLAGILDAGIPILYGGVCSVGAGYTLQVVVQRQAHPAHAAILLSLESPFAALGGWLLLEEMLSGRALVGCGLMLSGMLTSQLWPMANKTNACD encoded by the coding sequence ATGCAAGGAGAAAAACAACACACGTTGCAGGCCAACCTGCTTCTGCTTTTGGTTGCTATGATTTGGGGCTTTGGTTTCGTCGCCCAACGAGCGGGGATGGAGCATATTGGCCCCTATACCTTTAATGGGCTTCGTTTTTTGCTCGGGGGGCTTTGCTTGCTTCCACTTGCATGGGGGAGAACCGGTGCGGCAACTCCCTTGGAGAAACCGCCTGTTCACTTAGGGCTTGCCGGGTTGCTGGCAGGCATACTGCTTTTTACTGCCGCAACCCTACAACAGGTGGGGCTGCAGTATACCACGGCAGGGAAGGCTGGATTTATCACTGGGCTCTATGTGGTGCTGGTTCCCTTGATTGGACTCTGTTTTCGTCAACGGACCAATGTTGGCACCCTGGTAGGGGCTGTTGTTGCCGCGGTTGGCCTCTATCTGCTCAGCGTGACCGAGGATTTTAGTATCGAGTTTGGAGATCTGCTCGAATTGATCGGCGCCCTGTTTTGGGCCGGGCATGTCCTGATTCTTTCTTATCTCTCCCCAAGGACGAATCCCGTTCGTCTGGCCATGGTCCAATTTTATGTGTGCGGGGGCTTGAGTCTCCTCACGGGGCTGGCAATAGAAACGATCAATCTTGCAGGAATTCTTGATGCTGGAATTCCCATTTTGTATGGAGGAGTCTGTTCGGTGGGGGCGGGGTATACCCTTCAGGTGGTGGTTCAGCGTCAAGCGCACCCTGCGCATGCCGCCATCCTCCTCTCTCTTGAATCCCCCTTTGCCGCCCTTGGAGGCTGGCTTTTGCTGGAAGAGATGCTTTCTGGGCGTGCGTTGGTCGGTTGCGGGCTGATGCTCAGTGGTATGCTTACCTCACAGCTTTGGCCCATGGCAAACAAGACCAATGCCTGCGATTAA
- the wtpA gene encoding tungstate ABC transporter substrate-binding protein WtpA, which produces MFTIKLSRISLICLFSLLLTAFTAQASDKEQLIIFHAGSLSVPFKTIEKQFEAKYPNINVLRQSGGSTKMARLISEQGKPADLMASADYVVINKNLIPKFADTNIRFATNQMVLCYTAKSKYADQIDSKNWMEILAKPGVSWGHSDPNLDPCGYRSLMVLQLAEKHYNINDLYTKLSKNEQVRPKAVELLSLLQSGNMDYAWEYLSVAVQHKLKYITLDPMINLSDYTHNDFYNNATVEVSGKKPGTTITRKGKAITYGITLLKDAPNPKAASLFLQYLLDPETGLSVLQSMGQPPFIPARVSSDEMKSKLPAAVQALVEVKN; this is translated from the coding sequence ATGTTTACAATCAAACTCTCCCGAATAAGTCTCATTTGCCTGTTCAGCCTGCTATTGACAGCCTTCACAGCTCAAGCAAGTGACAAGGAACAGCTCATCATCTTCCATGCAGGCAGCCTGTCCGTTCCGTTTAAAACCATTGAAAAGCAGTTCGAGGCCAAGTATCCCAACATCAATGTGTTGCGGCAATCGGGCGGCAGCACCAAGATGGCCCGCTTGATCTCCGAGCAGGGCAAACCTGCCGATCTCATGGCCTCTGCTGACTATGTGGTCATCAACAAAAACCTGATCCCCAAATTCGCCGACACCAACATTCGCTTTGCAACCAACCAGATGGTGCTCTGTTACACCGCTAAAAGCAAATATGCCGATCAGATCGACAGCAAAAACTGGATGGAGATTCTTGCTAAACCAGGGGTATCCTGGGGACACTCCGATCCTAATCTTGACCCCTGTGGATACCGCAGCCTGATGGTCCTGCAACTTGCGGAGAAACACTACAACATCAACGATCTTTACACAAAACTGAGCAAAAACGAACAGGTCCGTCCCAAAGCCGTTGAGCTGCTTTCTCTGCTGCAGTCCGGCAATATGGACTACGCCTGGGAATACCTCTCTGTCGCAGTGCAGCATAAGCTGAAATATATCACCCTGGATCCGATGATCAATCTCAGCGATTACACCCACAACGATTTTTACAACAACGCCACAGTCGAGGTCAGCGGGAAAAAGCCCGGCACCACCATCACTCGCAAGGGCAAGGCCATCACCTACGGCATCACCCTTTTGAAGGATGCACCAAACCCGAAAGCTGCCTCACTTTTTCTCCAGTACCTGCTTGATCCTGAAACAGGACTCTCAGTCCTGCAATCCATGGGACAGCCTCCGTTTATCCCAGCCCGGGTCTCGTCTGACGAGATGAAGAGCAAACTCCCTGCTGCAGTCCAGGCGCTGGTTGAAGTCAAAAACTGA
- the pyk gene encoding pyruvate kinase codes for MRILVLEDSKPTQHLLRSRLEKQGYSVDVADNGHQGFQLATANAYDTIITDIQMPHWDGFKFIEAIGVVNPYLPIIVVTSTMDDRDVMERLREHSNVHGVMAKPFDFEEFFVRLGGIPRQTHTSVNKKAKIVCTIGPASSTPDMLGKMILAGMDVARLNFSHGSYESHEETLCAIREAEKSWEKPIAVLQDLCGPKIRTGPMQNGAIHLQAGEIIIIQAEAIEGTAERISTIAPSILSDLRGGEPVLLDDGLLELRVLKEGEREVHCEVVVGGMLKSSKGINLPATNLSLPSVTEKDWQDLDWGLEHSVDYVALSFVRSAEDVWRIKKYIKHSGKRNLKVVAKIEKPEAVQNIRDIIEEADAIMIARGDMGVELPAARVPRIQERIIQLCWELNTPVITATQMLDSMTSNARPTRAEVTDVSMAIKEGTDAVMLSQETATGVDPVNVVRTMASIICEEERYAKPSAELFRELEHDALKYPALSVVANLSGNSATLLLDADGSLYPIISKWNRKVPTLLVTKSLHVARHANLYNNIFPMIIREELGRTEMVFRSLAMAREWGYIHAGETVAVVEGPRVTRSGIRQLGAIQVIRVEKE; via the coding sequence ATGCGTATTCTCGTGCTTGAAGATTCCAAACCTACCCAACATCTGTTGCGCTCACGTCTGGAGAAACAAGGGTATTCTGTGGACGTTGCCGATAACGGACATCAGGGGTTCCAGTTGGCCACCGCCAATGCCTACGATACCATCATCACCGATATTCAGATGCCCCATTGGGATGGATTCAAGTTCATCGAGGCAATCGGTGTGGTTAATCCGTACCTGCCGATTATTGTGGTGACCTCCACCATGGATGACCGTGATGTCATGGAACGCCTCCGTGAACATTCAAACGTCCATGGGGTCATGGCCAAACCCTTTGACTTTGAAGAATTCTTTGTTCGCCTGGGCGGGATTCCCCGCCAGACCCATACCTCGGTCAATAAAAAAGCAAAAATTGTCTGTACCATTGGACCAGCCAGCAGTACGCCGGATATGCTCGGGAAGATGATCCTGGCCGGTATGGATGTGGCTCGCCTCAATTTTTCCCACGGAAGTTATGAGTCCCATGAAGAAACGCTTTGCGCTATTCGCGAGGCGGAAAAATCCTGGGAGAAACCCATCGCCGTATTGCAGGATCTCTGCGGGCCAAAGATTCGTACCGGCCCCATGCAGAACGGGGCAATACACTTACAGGCAGGTGAAATCATCATAATTCAGGCTGAAGCTATCGAGGGCACCGCCGAACGAATATCCACCATTGCTCCTTCAATCCTCTCTGATCTGCGGGGCGGGGAGCCGGTATTGCTCGATGATGGACTGTTGGAGTTACGGGTGCTCAAAGAGGGCGAACGGGAGGTCCACTGTGAGGTGGTGGTGGGAGGGATGCTCAAATCAAGTAAGGGCATAAACCTGCCGGCAACCAATCTCTCCCTTCCCAGCGTGACCGAAAAAGACTGGCAGGATTTGGACTGGGGATTGGAGCACTCGGTCGATTATGTGGCACTTTCCTTTGTACGCAGCGCTGAGGATGTCTGGCGGATCAAGAAGTACATCAAGCATTCGGGGAAGCGTAATCTCAAGGTGGTGGCCAAGATAGAAAAACCCGAGGCAGTGCAGAATATCCGTGACATCATCGAGGAGGCGGATGCCATCATGATCGCCCGGGGCGATATGGGGGTGGAGCTGCCTGCCGCTCGTGTGCCGCGCATTCAGGAGCGGATCATTCAGCTCTGTTGGGAACTGAACACCCCGGTGATCACAGCGACCCAGATGCTTGATTCCATGACCAGCAATGCCCGGCCAACCCGTGCCGAGGTCACTGATGTGAGTATGGCGATCAAAGAAGGGACCGATGCTGTCATGCTTTCCCAGGAAACGGCCACCGGTGTGGATCCGGTCAATGTGGTGCGGACCATGGCCTCGATTATTTGTGAGGAAGAGCGTTACGCCAAGCCCAGCGCGGAACTCTTTCGAGAGCTTGAGCATGATGCCCTCAAGTATCCTGCCCTCTCGGTGGTGGCCAACTTAAGTGGTAACAGCGCCACCTTGCTTCTGGATGCCGATGGCTCGCTTTATCCCATCATCTCCAAGTGGAATCGTAAAGTCCCCACTCTGCTGGTCACCAAATCGTTACACGTGGCAAGGCATGCCAACCTCTACAACAATATCTTTCCCATGATTATCCGTGAGGAACTCGGGCGGACCGAAATGGTGTTTCGTTCTTTAGCCATGGCCCGTGAGTGGGGCTATATTCATGCAGGTGAAACCGTGGCCGTGGTGGAAGGACCACGGGTTACGCGCAGCGGTATTCGCCAGTTAGGTGCGATTCAGGTGATTCGTGTTGAAAAGGAGTAG
- a CDS encoding MTH1187 family thiamine-binding protein: MQVILDLCLVPLGVGVSVSKYVTECHKVLLETGLKHKLHAYGTNIEGEWDAVMAAVKLCHERVHQLGAPRITTTIKLGTRTDREQSMADKIESVERQLK; the protein is encoded by the coding sequence ATGCAAGTTATTCTTGATCTTTGCCTGGTACCGCTGGGCGTTGGTGTTTCTGTCTCCAAATATGTAACCGAGTGTCACAAGGTATTGTTAGAAACCGGCCTCAAACACAAGTTACATGCCTACGGCACCAATATAGAGGGCGAGTGGGATGCGGTTATGGCAGCAGTGAAGCTCTGCCACGAGCGGGTGCATCAACTGGGAGCACCACGGATTACGACTACTATAAAATTAGGGACTCGTACAGACCGTGAACAGAGCATGGCCGACAAGATTGAGAGTGTTGAGCGGCAACTTAAATAA
- the lpdA gene encoding dihydrolipoyl dehydrogenase: protein MQDVETGVAVIGGGPGGYTAAFRAADLGCNVCLIEQGNRLGGTCLNVGCIPSKTLLHAAAVIEEAEQASQFGVTFAPPTINLEALRTHKAGIITQLTQGLDKLCSARKVTRITGSAHFIDEQTLEVQGEEEPTRIHFQQAIIATGSQPFTLPGAPDDPRIWDSTKALSLQSLPKRLLIIGGGIIGLEMAQIYHALGTEITIVEMQKQIIPPTDRDLVQPLFLKLKKRYAIYTETRVASMTPEDAGIAVCFEGKNSSSQSFDGILVAVGRRPNTNGLNLEAVGLSVNDKGFIDVNQQQQTRVGHIFAIGDVVGDPMLAHKATHQGKVAAEVIAGHSAAFAPKTIPSVAYTAPEIAWAGLTETQAQEQGIAVNKGKFPWGASGRALSSGGNLGVSKALFDAESGVLLGAGICGANAGELIHEAALAIELGATAHQISTTIHAHPTLAETFAFAAEMVDGSITDVLPPKPRRK, encoded by the coding sequence ATGCAGGATGTAGAAACCGGGGTTGCCGTTATTGGCGGCGGTCCTGGAGGGTATACTGCGGCTTTTCGTGCCGCTGATCTGGGCTGCAACGTTTGTCTGATTGAACAGGGAAATCGACTGGGTGGCACCTGTCTCAATGTTGGCTGCATCCCCTCAAAGACTCTCCTGCACGCGGCAGCGGTCATTGAAGAGGCTGAACAGGCCTCACAATTCGGTGTCACTTTTGCCCCCCCCACCATTAATCTTGAAGCGCTTCGAACGCACAAGGCCGGGATCATCACTCAATTGACCCAAGGCCTGGACAAACTCTGTAGTGCCCGAAAAGTGACCCGCATAACCGGAAGTGCCCATTTTATTGATGAGCAGACCCTTGAGGTGCAGGGGGAAGAGGAGCCTACCCGCATTCATTTTCAACAAGCCATCATCGCTACCGGCTCCCAGCCCTTCACCTTGCCAGGGGCCCCCGATGATCCCCGCATCTGGGATTCCACCAAGGCGCTTTCGCTTCAGTCTCTGCCCAAACGTCTCTTGATTATTGGTGGTGGTATCATTGGTCTAGAAATGGCGCAGATTTACCATGCACTTGGTACAGAGATCACCATCGTTGAGATGCAGAAACAGATCATCCCCCCCACAGACCGCGATCTGGTTCAACCGCTTTTTCTCAAACTCAAGAAACGATACGCCATCTATACCGAAACCCGTGTAGCCTCAATGACTCCAGAGGATGCGGGTATTGCGGTCTGTTTTGAAGGGAAAAACAGCTCAAGCCAGAGCTTTGATGGGATTCTGGTGGCTGTGGGCAGACGGCCAAACACCAATGGGCTGAACCTTGAAGCTGTTGGCCTTAGTGTGAATGACAAAGGTTTTATTGATGTCAACCAGCAGCAACAGACTCGAGTTGGACATATTTTCGCCATTGGTGATGTGGTCGGCGATCCCATGCTGGCGCACAAGGCAACACACCAAGGAAAAGTTGCCGCTGAAGTAATCGCCGGTCACAGTGCAGCCTTTGCCCCCAAAACCATCCCCTCTGTGGCCTATACGGCGCCGGAAATTGCCTGGGCCGGGCTGACGGAAACTCAGGCCCAGGAACAGGGCATTGCCGTCAACAAGGGCAAATTTCCCTGGGGAGCCAGTGGACGAGCCCTGAGCTCGGGGGGCAACCTCGGAGTTAGCAAAGCCTTGTTTGATGCCGAAAGTGGGGTCCTGCTCGGAGCGGGTATCTGTGGGGCTAACGCCGGTGAACTGATCCATGAGGCAGCCCTCGCCATTGAACTGGGCGCCACCGCTCACCAGATCAGCACAACTATCCACGCCCACCCGACCCTGGCAGAAACCTTTGCCTTTGCCGCGGAGATGGTGGATGGCTCCATAACCGATGTCCTGCCTCCGAAACCCCGACGGAAATAA
- the pyrC gene encoding dihydroorotase yields the protein MELKLDSPLDLHLHLREGEMLKQVAPFSAAQFAGGVIMPNLVHPVDSLELLRSYRREIEAACGTEIFAPLMTLFFREYSREELLAARDEIIGVKLYPAGITTQSENGVRDFDRIGETVALLEELDIPLLVHGESNGFVMDREQEFLPVYGWLAENFPQLRIVMEHITTAKAVEFLQNHRNVAATVTLHHLLITLDDVAGGLLQPDLFCKPIAKRPEDREALCQAVFAGHPRIFFGSDSAPHPRHKKECCGCAAGVFSAPVALPMLAQLFEENGVLEQLTGFVADHGRAFYHITPPQKTVTLERATWQVPETHGNLKSFLSGQVLQWRIKNAS from the coding sequence ATGGAACTCAAGCTCGACTCACCTCTTGATCTGCACCTGCATCTGCGTGAGGGCGAAATGCTCAAACAGGTGGCTCCGTTCAGCGCGGCCCAGTTTGCCGGCGGGGTGATCATGCCCAACCTGGTGCACCCCGTAGATAGCCTGGAACTGTTGCGCAGCTACCGCCGGGAGATCGAGGCGGCCTGTGGCACAGAGATTTTTGCGCCGCTGATGACACTCTTTTTTCGTGAGTACAGCAGGGAAGAGTTACTCGCCGCTCGGGATGAAATCATAGGGGTAAAACTCTATCCTGCCGGGATCACCACCCAAAGCGAAAACGGCGTCCGTGATTTTGATCGGATAGGCGAAACCGTCGCCCTCTTGGAGGAGCTGGATATTCCCCTGCTGGTCCATGGGGAGAGCAATGGTTTTGTTATGGATCGGGAACAGGAATTTCTCCCGGTGTATGGCTGGCTAGCGGAAAATTTTCCGCAGCTGCGCATCGTCATGGAACATATCACCACCGCAAAAGCAGTAGAATTTCTTCAAAATCACAGAAATGTTGCCGCCACTGTCACCCTCCATCATCTGCTCATCACCCTGGATGACGTTGCCGGTGGCCTGCTGCAGCCCGATCTCTTCTGTAAACCCATTGCAAAACGCCCCGAAGACCGGGAAGCCTTATGTCAGGCTGTATTTGCTGGGCATCCGCGCATCTTTTTTGGCTCGGACTCAGCCCCCCACCCTCGCCATAAAAAAGAATGCTGCGGCTGTGCGGCCGGGGTGTTCTCCGCCCCCGTGGCCCTACCCATGCTGGCGCAGCTCTTTGAAGAAAATGGAGTTCTTGAACAGCTTACCGGTTTTGTCGCAGACCATGGACGTGCCTTCTATCATATAACTCCCCCCCAAAAAACTGTCACCCTGGAGCGAGCGACCTGGCAGGTCCCTGAAACTCACGGTAACCTCAAGTCGTTTTTAAGCGGGCAAGTGCTGCAATGGCGGATAAAAAATGCGTCTTGA
- a CDS encoding translation initiation factor Sui1, producing MVTKRSFDTVPVYSTKHGRLCPGCGSPKAECQCTSPQKSPQASDGIIRVGRQTKGRKGSGVTTVAGLTLAHEPLRQLAGKLKKQCGAGGAIKDGIIEIQGEHRDTLVSALQKLGYTVKRVGG from the coding sequence ATGGTAACGAAACGCTCATTTGATACGGTCCCCGTGTATTCAACCAAACACGGTCGACTCTGTCCGGGATGCGGCAGCCCCAAGGCCGAATGCCAATGCACATCCCCCCAAAAGTCCCCCCAAGCCAGCGATGGAATTATTCGTGTCGGCAGACAGACCAAGGGGCGAAAGGGCAGTGGAGTTACCACTGTCGCTGGTCTGACTCTTGCCCATGAACCGCTCCGCCAACTTGCGGGAAAACTGAAAAAACAGTGTGGCGCCGGTGGTGCCATCAAAGATGGAATAATCGAGATTCAAGGAGAACACCGGGACACCCTGGTGAGCGCGCTGCAGAAACTTGGTTATACAGTAAAGCGTGTGGGAGGCTAA
- the nhaB gene encoding sodium/proton antiporter NhaB: MSLSYPKAFAGNFLGNAPLWYKLTILAFLVINPILLDAYGSFVAGWILIGEFIFTLAMALKCYPLPAGGLLAFEAVVIGMAKPETVYHEALTNFEVILLLIFMVAGIYFMKDFLRFTFTRILVKVQSKYQISLLFCFAGAFLSAFLDALTVTAVIIAVAYGFYEIYHRYVSGKGSADAVHDLTSDLALKEQEQADLKQFRGFLRNLMMHGAVGTALGGVCTLVGEPQNLLIGSVMGWHFPEFFIEVAPVSLPVLVVGLCTCYLVEKKKWFTYGFEMPGNIRSHLLETEMQMEAKRGTKGKIKLIVQACAGIWLIAALAFHLAAVGLIGLSVIVLLTALNGVTEEHQIGHAFEEALPFTALLVVFFTIVGVIHEQHLFAPIINYVLSLQGHAQLGAYYIANGLLSAISDNVFVATVYISETKMHFIQELGNIPNIGMSGAELMQKLTDPNLVRADVLATLPTEAAAKAHELIHHLDKLAVAINTGTNIPSVATPNGQAAFLFLLTSALAPVIRLSYGRMVWLALPYTITMSITGLAATYLFLA; the protein is encoded by the coding sequence ATGTCCCTATCCTATCCCAAAGCATTTGCCGGGAATTTTCTCGGTAATGCCCCACTTTGGTACAAGCTCACCATTCTTGCTTTTTTGGTGATCAACCCCATCCTGCTTGACGCCTATGGCTCTTTTGTAGCAGGTTGGATTCTGATCGGTGAATTTATTTTCACCCTGGCCATGGCCCTGAAATGCTATCCGCTGCCAGCGGGTGGTCTCCTGGCCTTTGAGGCGGTGGTCATCGGCATGGCCAAACCAGAGACTGTATACCACGAAGCTCTCACCAACTTTGAAGTTATCCTGCTTTTGATCTTCATGGTCGCAGGCATCTACTTCATGAAGGATTTCCTCCGCTTCACCTTCACCCGTATTCTGGTGAAGGTACAGTCCAAATACCAGATCTCCCTTTTGTTTTGCTTCGCAGGAGCCTTTCTCTCCGCCTTTCTCGATGCCTTAACCGTCACCGCAGTTATCATTGCAGTCGCCTACGGCTTCTACGAAATCTACCATCGGTATGTTTCAGGGAAAGGCAGCGCTGATGCCGTTCACGATCTCACCAGTGACCTGGCCCTCAAGGAGCAGGAGCAGGCTGATCTGAAACAGTTTCGTGGCTTTCTGCGCAACTTGATGATGCACGGTGCAGTGGGAACAGCTCTGGGTGGCGTCTGCACCCTGGTCGGCGAACCGCAGAACCTGCTGATCGGTTCGGTTATGGGCTGGCATTTTCCTGAATTTTTCATAGAGGTGGCCCCAGTCTCGCTGCCGGTTCTGGTTGTGGGCCTGTGCACCTGTTACCTGGTGGAAAAAAAGAAATGGTTCACTTATGGCTTTGAAATGCCTGGCAACATTCGCTCGCATCTTCTGGAAACCGAGATGCAGATGGAGGCCAAACGCGGAACCAAGGGAAAAATCAAGCTTATCGTTCAGGCCTGTGCCGGTATATGGCTGATTGCGGCCCTGGCTTTTCACCTGGCAGCCGTGGGCCTGATCGGTCTCTCGGTTATTGTCCTCTTGACTGCGCTCAATGGTGTCACCGAAGAGCATCAGATCGGCCACGCCTTTGAAGAGGCTCTGCCCTTCACCGCCCTGCTGGTGGTCTTTTTCACCATCGTCGGCGTCATCCACGAGCAGCACCTGTTCGCACCGATTATCAACTATGTACTGAGCCTGCAGGGCCATGCGCAGTTGGGTGCCTACTACATTGCCAATGGTCTGCTCTCCGCGATCTCTGACAACGTCTTCGTGGCAACGGTCTACATCTCTGAGACCAAGATGCATTTTATTCAGGAACTTGGAAATATTCCCAACATCGGTATGAGCGGGGCGGAGTTGATGCAGAAGCTGACCGATCCGAACCTGGTTCGTGCGGATGTGCTTGCCACACTCCCCACCGAGGCTGCAGCCAAGGCACATGAATTGATCCATCACCTGGACAAACTGGCGGTTGCGATCAACACTGGAACAAACATTCCCAGTGTTGCTACACCAAATGGTCAGGCAGCCTTTCTCTTCCTGTTGACCTCAGCCCTGGCCCCGGTCATTCGCCTCTCCTATGGCCGCATGGTCTGGCTGGCGCTTCCTTACACCATTACCATGTCGATTACTGGTTTGGCCGCGACATATCTTTTCCTCGCCTAA
- a CDS encoding methyl-accepting chemotaxis protein codes for MSIRYKMLSSSMLLILFIGGIAYLTLHSFATLRDGFGDVLLKAKSGVDSAQQAETSLKNANALVTSSVKSMAEIAEAIERTNMRIAIISRKMEANGKNMQDMVEQLNEAYDLLPPGEPQYIVGDMVDGLTEMQTGIKREALVGIASAQKSMTSFIKRLTAESVQIQTIKDAMDAGQKQSQTITQGNGEIERLALTFQQALKRNGRLLSALLFIFMGGVFVGSFFVSGMLTGPINAAVQGLKDIAQGEGDLTKTLVVKGKDEVADLARWFNSFVSKLLTVIKRLIESTNNINASSQKLRTLVDEFVHNSSEAEMRSRNVAASTEELNANLNSVAAAMEEASTNISIVATATEELSLSLGEVAKNSETANQVSQKAVKETETLAKSMELMESKAVSINKVTETISEISEQTNLLALNATIEAARAGEAGKGFAVVANEIKELARQTASATQDINRQIEEIQSSTTVTVAALDQVVGVMADINRTVVSITSAVEEQSVATQDIALNIGQASEGISEVTINIAHCSTASSMISEDISQVNMAVNNIAAGSRQTQKVAEDLGGLAANQQDLVDQFKVG; via the coding sequence ATGTCCATTAGGTACAAAATGTTGTCATCAAGTATGCTGCTGATACTGTTTATTGGCGGAATTGCTTATTTGACACTCCATTCGTTTGCAACCTTGCGGGATGGATTCGGTGATGTCCTTTTGAAAGCGAAATCAGGCGTGGACAGTGCTCAGCAAGCAGAAACCAGCCTGAAAAATGCGAATGCATTAGTTACCAGCTCTGTCAAAAGTATGGCTGAGATTGCCGAGGCGATTGAGCGAACCAATATGCGCATTGCCATTATTTCCCGAAAAATGGAAGCCAATGGGAAGAATATGCAAGATATGGTCGAGCAACTCAATGAGGCCTATGACCTGCTTCCTCCGGGGGAACCTCAATATATTGTAGGGGACATGGTGGATGGTTTGACCGAAATGCAGACTGGTATCAAGCGGGAAGCGCTTGTTGGTATTGCCTCGGCCCAGAAAAGTATGACCAGTTTTATTAAACGTCTCACGGCCGAGTCTGTTCAGATCCAAACCATCAAAGATGCCATGGATGCCGGCCAGAAACAAAGTCAAACAATAACCCAGGGAAATGGCGAAATTGAACGGTTGGCACTGACTTTTCAACAGGCTTTGAAGCGTAATGGCCGTTTACTCTCTGCGCTGTTATTCATTTTTATGGGAGGAGTATTTGTCGGCTCATTTTTCGTGAGCGGTATGTTGACAGGGCCCATTAATGCCGCTGTTCAGGGATTAAAGGATATTGCCCAGGGAGAAGGTGATTTGACCAAGACCCTGGTTGTGAAAGGGAAGGATGAGGTCGCGGACCTGGCACGCTGGTTTAACTCCTTTGTGAGTAAACTGTTGACCGTTATTAAACGCCTTATTGAAAGTACTAATAATATTAACGCATCGTCGCAAAAATTACGTACGCTGGTTGATGAGTTTGTCCACAATTCCAGTGAAGCTGAGATGCGTTCGAGAAATGTGGCCGCCTCAACGGAAGAGCTTAACGCAAATTTAAATAGTGTGGCCGCTGCGATGGAAGAGGCTTCGACCAACATCAGTATCGTCGCCACGGCAACGGAAGAACTCTCGCTTTCGTTGGGTGAGGTGGCAAAGAATTCCGAAACGGCCAATCAAGTTTCACAAAAAGCCGTCAAAGAGACGGAAACCTTGGCCAAATCAATGGAGTTAATGGAAAGTAAGGCGGTTTCTATTAACAAGGTCACGGAGACTATCTCTGAGATTTCAGAGCAGACTAATCTTTTGGCGTTAAATGCCACCATTGAAGCTGCTCGGGCAGGGGAGGCGGGGAAAGGCTTTGCCGTCGTAGCTAACGAGATCAAAGAACTGGCCCGCCAAACAGCCTCTGCAACCCAGGATATCAACAGGCAGATTGAGGAGATTCAGAGCAGCACCACTGTGACGGTTGCTGCCCTAGACCAGGTCGTCGGCGTGATGGCCGATATCAATCGAACGGTTGTCTCGATTACCTCAGCGGTTGAAGAGCAATCGGTTGCGACCCAGGATATCGCTTTGAATATCGGCCAGGCTTCAGAAGGAATCAGTGAGGTTACGATAAATATCGCCCACTGTTCCACCGCCTCATCAATGATTTCCGAAGATATCAGCCAGGTTAATATGGCGGTGAATAACATTGCCGCCGGGAGTCGGCAGACGCAAAAAGTTGCAGAAGACCTTGGTGGTCTTGCTGCAAATCAACAGGACCTTGTTGATCAGTTCAAGGTTGGATAG